From the genome of Segatella hominis, one region includes:
- a CDS encoding electron transfer flavoprotein subunit beta/FixA family protein encodes MSLKIVVLAKQVPDTRNVGKDAMTAEGTVNRAALPAIFNPEDLNALEQALRLKEQNPGSTVGILTMGPPRASEIIRQGLYRGADTGWLLTDRLFAGADTLATSYALATGIQKIGDVDIVIGGRQAIDGDTAQVGPQVAQKLGLNQVTYAEEILKVEDGKATIRRLIDGGVETVEAPLPLVITVNGSAAPCRPCNVKLVMKYKYATCPMERKGDEPWANLYEERPYLTLNQWSVADVDGDPAQCGLSGSPTKVKAVKNIVFQAKESKTLTSSDEDIDSLMKELLNESIIG; translated from the coding sequence ATGAGTTTAAAAATCGTAGTACTTGCCAAGCAAGTACCTGACACAAGAAATGTGGGTAAGGACGCGATGACTGCCGAAGGCACCGTAAATCGTGCAGCCCTTCCTGCAATCTTCAATCCTGAGGATTTGAACGCATTGGAGCAGGCTCTTCGTTTGAAGGAGCAGAATCCTGGTTCTACAGTTGGTATTTTGACAATGGGTCCTCCACGTGCTAGCGAAATCATCCGTCAGGGTCTTTATCGTGGTGCAGATACGGGTTGGTTGCTTACCGATCGTCTCTTTGCCGGTGCTGATACATTGGCTACATCCTATGCCCTTGCTACTGGTATCCAGAAGATTGGTGACGTTGACATCGTGATTGGTGGTCGTCAGGCTATCGATGGTGATACAGCTCAGGTAGGTCCACAGGTGGCTCAGAAGTTGGGATTGAACCAGGTTACCTATGCAGAGGAGATTCTGAAGGTAGAAGATGGCAAGGCTACTATCCGCCGCCTCATTGATGGTGGTGTAGAGACAGTAGAAGCTCCATTGCCATTGGTTATTACCGTGAATGGTAGTGCAGCTCCATGTCGCCCATGCAATGTGAAGCTCGTAATGAAATATAAATACGCTACTTGCCCTATGGAGCGCAAGGGTGATGAGCCTTGGGCTAATCTCTATGAGGAGCGCCCTTACCTGACTCTGAACCAGTGGAGCGTGGCCGATGTTGACGGCGACCCTGCACAGTGCGGTTTGAGCGGTTCACCTACCAAGGTGAAGGCTGTAAAGAACATCGTGTTCCAGGCTAAGGAAAGCAAGACCTTGACCAGCAGCGATGAGGACATCGACAGCTTGATGAAGGAATTGTTGAACGAAAGTATTATCGGATAA
- a CDS encoding electron transfer flavoprotein subunit alpha/FixB family protein — protein sequence MNNVFVYCEVEGTTVAEVSQELLTKGRKLANQQGVELHAIVAGTGIKGQVEDQILPYGVDKLFVFDAEGLFPYTSAPHTDILVNLFKEEKPQIALMGATVIGRDLGPRVSSSLTSGLTADCTELEIGDYDDKKSGKHYEGLLYQIRPAFGGNIVATIVNPDHRPQMATVRSGVMQKSIYEGECKKEVVYPEVSKYVPAEDFVVKVLDHHVEAAKHNLKGSAIVVAGGYGVGSKEGFDQLFELAHLLHGEVGASRAAVDAGWVDHDRQIGQTGVTVHPKVYIACGISGQIQHIAGMQDSGIIISVNNDPDAPINKIADYVINGNVEDVVPKLIKYYKQNSK from the coding sequence ATGAACAACGTATTTGTATATTGCGAGGTAGAAGGCACAACCGTTGCCGAAGTATCTCAGGAATTGCTCACCAAGGGTCGTAAGCTCGCTAACCAACAGGGTGTGGAGCTCCATGCCATCGTGGCTGGTACTGGCATCAAGGGTCAGGTAGAGGATCAGATTCTCCCTTATGGTGTAGATAAATTATTTGTTTTCGATGCTGAGGGTTTATTCCCATACACTTCAGCTCCTCATACAGACATTCTCGTCAACCTCTTCAAGGAGGAGAAACCTCAGATTGCACTGATGGGTGCTACCGTTATCGGTCGCGACCTCGGTCCTCGTGTTTCTTCTTCCCTCACCAGTGGTCTGACTGCCGACTGTACAGAACTTGAGATTGGTGATTACGACGACAAGAAGAGCGGCAAGCACTATGAGGGTCTGCTCTATCAGATCCGTCCTGCTTTCGGTGGAAACATCGTGGCTACTATCGTCAATCCTGATCATCGTCCACAGATGGCTACAGTCCGTTCTGGCGTGATGCAGAAGAGCATCTACGAGGGTGAGTGCAAGAAGGAAGTGGTTTACCCAGAGGTAAGCAAGTATGTTCCTGCTGAGGACTTCGTAGTGAAGGTACTCGACCACCACGTAGAGGCTGCCAAGCACAACCTGAAAGGTTCTGCCATCGTTGTAGCTGGTGGTTATGGCGTAGGAAGCAAGGAAGGTTTCGACCAGCTCTTCGAGTTGGCTCATCTCTTGCATGGTGAGGTTGGTGCTTCCCGTGCTGCCGTAGATGCAGGTTGGGTAGATCACGACCGTCAGATTGGTCAGACAGGTGTTACTGTTCATCCAAAGGTTTATATTGCTTGCGGAATCTCTGGTCAGATCCAGCACATCGCCGGTATGCAGGATTCAGGCATCATCATCTCTGTGAACAACGACCCAGATGCTCCAATCAACAAGATTGCCGACTACGTTATCAACGGCAATGTTGAGGATGTAGTTCCTAAGCTCATCAAGTACTACAAGCAGAATTCTAAGTAA